Proteins encoded within one genomic window of Dyadobacter chenhuakuii:
- a CDS encoding carboxymuconolactone decarboxylase family protein encodes MYPFATTGNTKDSLYKEVNLPAEFESVLINKLAALDHRYLKDLKINVGNVLKSQTLNRKEALLIALSVAVNEKNAALITALEELAKAEGADEKEIAEVTACVSLMNANNVFYRFRHFMHKEFYDNAPAGIKMSIMVNPVLGKEFFELLSLVVSALNGCEMCVTSHEQSVLNHGGTPARIFDAVRVGAIFKSFSVLV; translated from the coding sequence ATGTATCCATTCGCAACAACAGGAAATACGAAAGATTCCCTGTATAAAGAAGTGAATTTGCCAGCTGAATTCGAAAGCGTGCTGATCAACAAGCTGGCGGCATTGGACCATCGTTATCTTAAAGATTTGAAGATTAATGTTGGTAATGTGTTGAAATCTCAGACATTGAACCGTAAAGAAGCATTGCTGATTGCGCTTTCAGTAGCTGTGAATGAGAAAAATGCAGCGTTGATCACAGCTCTTGAAGAACTGGCGAAAGCAGAAGGCGCAGACGAGAAGGAGATTGCAGAAGTTACAGCCTGCGTTTCTTTAATGAATGCCAACAACGTTTTCTATCGTTTCAGGCACTTCATGCACAAGGAATTTTACGACAATGCTCCTGCCGGAATTAAAATGAGCATTATGGTGAATCCGGTTCTGGGTAAAGAATTCTTTGAACTGCTGAGCCTTGTGGTTTCTGCATTGAACGGCTGCGAAATGTGCGTGACTTCACACGAACAGTCGGTGCTGAACCATGGCGGAACACCTGCGCGTATTTTCGACGCGGTTAGGGTTGGCGCTATCTTTAAAAGCTTTTCAGTATTGGTGTAA
- a CDS encoding LytR/AlgR family response regulator transcription factor: protein MIKIKAILVDDEPHAIEVLDNYLRNFSEIEIVARCQDAIQAFQVLRQREVDLMFLDVKMPGLTGTELLRSLKTPPKVVFTTAYQDYAVEGFDLNAVDYLLKPIPFERFLRAMDKVFTSLNVTNQSVSIAQKATVSNQDVFLYLKVDRKMVKVNVNDILWVESLRDYIKVVLKDKVLITKQKISLLEELLPEDSFIRVHRSFIVPVDKVESYHAHKIEIAGKELPIGRNFRNDCQRRFKLTF from the coding sequence ATGATTAAAATCAAAGCAATTTTGGTCGACGATGAGCCGCATGCTATTGAAGTGCTGGACAACTATCTCCGGAATTTCAGCGAAATTGAGATCGTTGCGCGATGCCAGGATGCCATTCAGGCTTTTCAGGTGCTGCGGCAGCGGGAAGTGGATCTGATGTTTTTGGATGTGAAAATGCCCGGGTTAACCGGGACTGAACTGTTAAGAAGCCTCAAAACGCCGCCAAAAGTGGTTTTTACAACGGCTTACCAGGATTATGCTGTGGAAGGTTTCGATTTAAATGCAGTCGATTATTTGCTGAAACCTATCCCGTTCGAGCGATTTTTGAGGGCTATGGACAAAGTTTTCACAAGCCTGAATGTCACCAATCAGTCCGTTTCTATCGCGCAAAAAGCCACTGTGAGTAACCAGGACGTCTTTTTGTATCTCAAAGTGGATAGGAAAATGGTGAAGGTCAATGTGAATGATATCCTTTGGGTAGAAAGCCTTCGGGATTACATTAAGGTGGTTTTGAAAGACAAAGTTTTGATTACAAAACAAAAAATCAGCCTGCTGGAAGAGTTGCTTCCCGAAGACAGCTTCATCCGCGTGCACCGGTCGTTTATTGTGCCGGTGGATAAGGTGGAAAGTTACCATGCCCACAAAATCGAAATTGCCGGGAAAGAACTTCCCATCGGCCGTAATTTCAGGAATGATTGTCAGCGACGCTTCAAGCTGACTTTTTAG
- a CDS encoding carboxypeptidase-like regulatory domain-containing protein, giving the protein MKQISFLFQWALLVLMAVACKDSGSPSPDGLSPEEGYTTGKITSTDGSPMPGVKVVVDNTMFYASYSIGSSDENGNYKIQLPKVGTFMASAHIVKKYNGKEYELDLHPDVYEEFSIDGAVRNFQWKLTGRRPVEAQGYYGVTIEVNKDVMSSIYDSENIEFTLIPVGNLIDGSKGKTLKLKHGKPFTAEYGKLVDIPLGRYTITAHYNGEAGKMPLKLRKHFSEDAYESEITIDFEPSTMWGNNIAFISYLE; this is encoded by the coding sequence ATGAAACAGATTTCATTCCTATTTCAATGGGCGCTTTTGGTGCTCATGGCGGTGGCCTGCAAAGATTCCGGAAGCCCCTCGCCGGATGGATTGAGCCCGGAAGAAGGGTATACCACCGGAAAAATCACGAGTACGGACGGTTCGCCCATGCCAGGGGTGAAAGTGGTGGTCGATAACACAATGTTCTATGCTTCCTACTCAATCGGTTCGTCGGATGAGAATGGGAATTATAAAATCCAGTTGCCGAAAGTGGGCACATTCATGGCGTCAGCTCATATTGTGAAAAAGTACAACGGCAAGGAATATGAACTGGACCTGCACCCCGATGTGTATGAGGAATTTAGCATTGACGGAGCGGTCAGGAATTTTCAATGGAAACTTACGGGCAGGCGGCCGGTGGAAGCACAAGGTTATTATGGTGTCACGATCGAGGTCAATAAAGACGTGATGAGCAGCATTTATGACTCAGAAAACATTGAGTTTACACTCATTCCGGTCGGCAACCTGATTGATGGCTCAAAAGGTAAAACCTTAAAATTAAAGCATGGGAAGCCGTTCACTGCTGAATACGGGAAACTGGTTGACATCCCGCTTGGCCGGTACACCATAACCGCCCATTACAACGGCGAGGCTGGCAAAATGCCATTGAAACTTAGAAAGCACTTTTCTGAGGATGCATATGAGAGCGAGATCACCATAGATTTTGAGCCTTCGACAATGTGGGGGAATAACATTGCTTTCATCAGCTATTTAGAATAG
- a CDS encoding TapB family protein, producing the protein MLNKIQPSITTARQARQAFFALAIAALSFASCKDDKDNIKPDDGNPATEDKAFLPNKDEVYTYRISDSDGSKSSSTMKVVSVKDSSGISVYNIENEIKEGNVYVTTRNRAFSKGGVTTYELFYEDAINSLYANTEEFATIEKVTMKGFPQKQVMENKGTVGSNITFSKEPMEIGLELLIPIDENDSIEADLETKITYLDGKATKQEMITTPAGTFNCTKWEYKYEMYLKLSSLFIPVEEKEFVYNVELWTAPGIGIVKTVETSDDDVSTTELQKITK; encoded by the coding sequence ATGTTAAATAAAATTCAACCTTCTATTACAACCGCCCGTCAGGCAAGGCAGGCATTTTTCGCACTGGCCATCGCCGCGCTCTCGTTCGCATCCTGCAAGGACGACAAAGACAACATTAAGCCAGACGACGGCAACCCGGCGACGGAAGACAAAGCATTTCTGCCAAACAAAGACGAGGTTTACACATACAGGATCTCCGACAGCGACGGCTCAAAAAGCAGCTCCACAATGAAAGTGGTCAGTGTAAAAGATTCCTCGGGTATTTCAGTTTATAACATTGAAAATGAAATCAAAGAGGGAAATGTTTATGTTACCACCAGAAACCGCGCATTCAGCAAAGGTGGTGTGACGACTTACGAGTTGTTTTACGAAGATGCAATCAATTCGCTTTATGCTAACACGGAGGAATTCGCTACGATTGAGAAAGTTACGATGAAAGGTTTTCCGCAGAAGCAGGTTATGGAAAACAAGGGCACGGTGGGCAGCAACATTACTTTCAGCAAGGAACCCATGGAAATCGGTCTGGAATTGTTGATCCCGATTGACGAAAACGACTCCATAGAAGCAGATTTGGAAACCAAAATCACTTATCTGGATGGAAAGGCGACCAAGCAAGAAATGATCACAACCCCCGCAGGAACATTCAATTGTACGAAATGGGAGTATAAATATGAGATGTACCTGAAATTATCGAGCCTTTTCATCCCGGTTGAAGAGAAGGAATTTGTGTACAACGTTGAGCTGTGGACAGCGCCCGGAATTGGCATTGTGAAAACCGTCGAAACATCCGATGACGACGTTTCTACCACAGAATTGCAGAAAATCACCAAGTAA
- a CDS encoding peroxiredoxin has product MSNRILSVGSTFPAFKKTSVVSLEKGNEFYDITSEDHKNAEKWMVMFWWPKDFTFVCPTEIAEFGKHVEDFADRDTMLIGASTDSEFVHLAWRKNHDDLRDLQFPMLADTSKSLAEELGILEANEKIAYRVTYIVDPQGIIRWVSVNDLSVGRNVGEVIRVLDALQTDELCPCNWVKGEATLA; this is encoded by the coding sequence ATGTCAAATAGGATTTTATCCGTGGGATCTACCTTCCCTGCATTTAAAAAAACATCTGTTGTTTCTCTTGAAAAAGGAAACGAATTCTACGATATTACCTCAGAGGATCACAAAAACGCTGAAAAGTGGATGGTAATGTTCTGGTGGCCAAAGGATTTCACATTTGTATGCCCTACTGAGATTGCTGAGTTTGGCAAACACGTTGAAGACTTCGCGGATCGCGATACAATGCTGATCGGCGCTTCTACGGACAGCGAATTTGTTCACCTGGCCTGGAGAAAAAACCACGATGATCTTCGCGACCTGCAATTCCCGATGCTGGCTGATACTTCCAAGTCATTGGCAGAAGAACTGGGCATTCTTGAAGCAAACGAAAAAATCGCTTACCGTGTAACTTACATCGTTGATCCACAAGGAATTATTCGTTGGGTGAGTGTCAATGACCTTTCTGTTGGCCGTAATGTTGGTGAAGTAATCCGCGTTCTGGATGCTTTGCAAACAGACGAACTTTGCCCTTGCAACTGGGTTAAAGGAGAAGCAACATTAGCTTAA
- the ahcY gene encoding adenosylhomocysteinase, giving the protein MATSTETYIPYKVKDITLAEWGRKEITLAEAEMPGLMAIRAEYGPSQPLAGARVAGCLHMTIQTAVLIETLTALGAEVTWSSCNIFSTQDHAAAAIAAAGIPVYAWKGMNEEEFNWCIEQTLFFGEDRKPLNMILDDGGDLTNMVFDEYPELIEGIKGLSEETTTGVLRLYDRLKNGTLHLPAINVNDSVTKSKFDNKYGCRESLVDSIRRATDLMLAGKVAVVAGYGDVGKGSAESLRGAGCRVLVTEIDPICALQAAMDGFEVVTMDEAATRANIFVTATGNYKIITDRHFLAMRDKAVVCNIGHFDNEIDMAWLNSTYGDSKVQIKPQVDIYSVAGKDIIILAEGRLVNLGCAMGHPSFVMSCSFSNQTLAQIELWTNTAAYEKKVYVLPKALDEKVAAFHLAHVGAKLETLSDEQAAYIGVSTEGPFKSETYRY; this is encoded by the coding sequence ATGGCAACGTCAACAGAAACGTACATTCCTTATAAGGTAAAAGACATCACTTTGGCCGAATGGGGCCGTAAAGAAATTACACTTGCAGAAGCTGAAATGCCAGGTTTAATGGCAATCCGCGCTGAATACGGTCCATCTCAGCCCCTTGCAGGTGCACGTGTTGCCGGTTGCTTGCACATGACGATCCAGACTGCGGTCTTGATCGAAACATTGACAGCATTAGGAGCTGAGGTTACCTGGTCTTCATGTAACATTTTCTCAACGCAGGATCACGCAGCAGCGGCAATCGCAGCAGCGGGTATCCCGGTTTACGCTTGGAAAGGCATGAACGAAGAGGAATTCAACTGGTGTATCGAGCAAACATTGTTCTTCGGTGAAGACCGCAAGCCATTGAATATGATCCTGGACGACGGCGGTGACCTTACGAACATGGTTTTCGACGAATATCCAGAGCTGATCGAAGGCATTAAAGGACTTTCAGAAGAAACCACAACGGGCGTGCTTCGTCTGTATGATCGTTTGAAAAACGGAACGCTTCATTTGCCTGCAATCAATGTAAATGACTCTGTTACAAAATCTAAATTTGATAACAAATACGGCTGCCGCGAATCACTTGTAGATTCGATCCGTCGCGCAACTGACTTGATGCTTGCTGGTAAAGTGGCAGTTGTAGCAGGTTACGGTGACGTTGGTAAAGGTTCAGCAGAATCGCTTCGTGGCGCAGGATGCCGTGTATTGGTTACTGAAATTGATCCAATTTGCGCGCTTCAAGCTGCAATGGACGGTTTTGAAGTGGTTACAATGGACGAAGCTGCAACGCGTGCGAACATTTTTGTAACAGCAACAGGAAATTACAAGATCATCACAGACCGTCACTTCCTGGCAATGCGTGACAAAGCGGTAGTATGTAACATCGGTCACTTCGACAACGAAATCGACATGGCTTGGTTGAACTCCACTTATGGCGATTCAAAAGTGCAAATCAAACCACAGGTTGACATTTATTCTGTTGCCGGCAAAGACATTATCATTCTTGCAGAAGGCCGTTTGGTAAACCTGGGCTGCGCAATGGGTCACCCATCATTCGTAATGTCCTGCTCGTTCTCTAACCAGACATTGGCTCAAATCGAACTTTGGACCAACACTGCAGCTTACGAGAAAAAAGTATACGTACTTCCAAAAGCACTAGACGAAAAAGTAGCAGCCTTCCACTTAGCGCACGTAGGCGCGAAGCTGGAAACGCTTTCAGACGAGCAAGCGGCTTACATTGGTGTTAGCACCGAGGGGCCGTTCAAGTCGGAGACTTATCGCTATTGA
- a CDS encoding sensor histidine kinase, protein MRPNVYPTHQTRLRVLQHAAFWIAVLVILTLIYGAGMPDYWIAIGVVALFLPIHIAYFYSIGYVIIPKFFNRRKRIEFFILLIAAVLLSTLAFRLMEIFVADPIIYGAVRKTDPTFVWKKLEGNFWQQLSKPVYLISAFEQTNIFVWIALSVKFFKMWFERRQAAIEAELNFLKGQLHPHFLFNTLNNLYALTLNQSPQSPSVVIGLAEILRYMLYEANTDVVDLERDISIVERYIELEKIRYEERLDINFSINGLSGEYKIAPLLILPLVENAFKHGASEQVGQAWINMDLRVKNNFLKFKISNSKPERPDLKDNRSHHASIGLANVRKRLDILYPSAYQLKILEEDEVFAVILELELDKKMEIA, encoded by the coding sequence ATGCGCCCAAACGTTTACCCTACTCATCAGACCCGACTTAGGGTTTTGCAGCATGCAGCATTCTGGATCGCAGTCCTGGTTATCCTGACACTGATTTACGGCGCGGGAATGCCGGATTATTGGATTGCGATCGGGGTTGTTGCCTTGTTTTTGCCTATACACATTGCCTATTTTTATTCGATCGGGTATGTTATCATTCCGAAATTTTTCAACAGGAGAAAGCGGATCGAATTTTTTATCCTGCTCATTGCCGCCGTGCTGCTATCCACGCTGGCGTTCCGGTTAATGGAAATTTTTGTTGCTGATCCCATCATTTACGGCGCAGTTAGAAAGACGGACCCGACATTTGTCTGGAAAAAACTGGAAGGGAATTTCTGGCAGCAGCTTTCGAAACCGGTGTATCTGATCAGCGCGTTCGAGCAGACCAATATTTTTGTGTGGATCGCCTTATCAGTTAAATTTTTTAAAATGTGGTTTGAAAGAAGACAGGCGGCGATAGAGGCTGAGCTGAACTTTTTGAAAGGTCAGTTACACCCGCATTTTCTATTTAACACACTCAACAATCTCTACGCATTAACATTGAACCAATCACCGCAATCCCCTTCGGTGGTGATTGGGCTGGCAGAAATATTGCGTTATATGCTTTATGAGGCCAATACGGATGTGGTTGATTTAGAGCGTGATATAAGCATTGTCGAGCGTTATATTGAGCTGGAAAAAATCCGTTATGAAGAACGCTTGGACATTAATTTCAGCATCAATGGTCTTTCCGGCGAATACAAAATTGCGCCGCTGCTGATCCTTCCATTAGTTGAAAATGCATTCAAACATGGCGCCAGCGAGCAGGTAGGGCAGGCGTGGATTAATATGGATCTGCGGGTCAAAAACAATTTTCTTAAATTTAAAATATCAAACAGCAAACCCGAACGACCAGATTTGAAAGACAACCGAAGCCATCATGCAAGCATCGGCTTAGCCAACGTCAGGAAGCGCCTGGATATCTTGTATCCGTCTGCATATCAGCTCAAAATCCTGGAAGAAGATGAGGTTTTCGCAGTGATTCTGGAATTGGAATTGGATAAGAAAATGGAGATAGCCTGA
- a CDS encoding T9SS type A sorting domain-containing protein yields the protein MKRTYLTLVVSFVALLSVSEGIAQKRQDKPVVFDKRVVFHLPDYPKNEINLFPNPAITRVNVRFPKRLAGMNCEVFDQAGSRCVKKQLRPGDSIDVSNLQTGTYIVRFTKGKEHYSQKLIVQDQ from the coding sequence ATGAAAAGAACATATTTAACATTGGTGGTAAGCTTTGTGGCCTTGCTATCTGTTTCGGAGGGAATTGCACAAAAAAGACAAGACAAACCTGTTGTTTTCGATAAGCGCGTAGTGTTCCATCTACCGGATTATCCAAAGAATGAAATCAACCTGTTTCCTAACCCTGCAATTACAAGAGTGAATGTTAGATTTCCCAAGAGATTGGCTGGCATGAACTGTGAAGTATTTGATCAAGCCGGATCAAGGTGTGTTAAAAAGCAACTTCGGCCAGGGGACTCGATAGATGTCTCTAACCTACAAACTGGGACTTATATTGTCAGATTTACGAAAGGCAAGGAACATTATTCCCAAAAGCTGATTGTGCAAGATCAATAA
- a CDS encoding PKD domain-containing protein, whose product MLKSKRILLALFSLALFAASCKEDEDVKPGNTLTARAGADQNVKVGDIVTLDGSASTDSENKPFDFRWTFTKKPAGSTVALSSATVNKPTFKTDLPGEYEVELTTSNANGESKDKVLITAAAIQPIVLDANINAKTTLEDRIDNPDLPDYIANGNIAVNAELTVKPGVVIAFARDARFEVNDRGGILLASGEPNKPIRLIGQEAKKGFWAGVIFRSASSANTLENVHVLHAGSKVLYSGIKAGMAVTGSSKAELSIKDCLFEKNDGYGLWVEDAVILSAFAFNVFKDNTEAGILLTARNVAKLDPNSVFTGGNGRNVVEISASQLPKSSAGEIVWQGFKDKTPYRVLESLTVDANWKLLPGVIIEMSAGARMSVDNGYINAKGTQASKIIIRGAENKPAYWRGLICFSTSAMNVFEYVEISGGGSTALVSGKKVNIAVYGSQASFQIKNSKISGSGGYGVYVNYQANVNEDIETANTFADNVEGKVLKE is encoded by the coding sequence ATGTTAAAAAGTAAAAGAATTCTGCTTGCCCTCTTTTCACTTGCCCTTTTCGCAGCAAGCTGTAAGGAAGATGAAGACGTAAAACCAGGCAACACGCTTACCGCCCGCGCCGGTGCGGACCAGAATGTGAAGGTCGGTGACATCGTAACCCTCGACGGAAGTGCTTCGACCGACAGCGAGAACAAACCATTCGATTTCCGGTGGACGTTTACCAAAAAACCTGCCGGAAGCACAGTAGCGCTGAGTTCAGCAACGGTTAATAAGCCAACATTCAAAACAGACCTCCCCGGTGAATACGAAGTTGAGCTGACGACCAGCAATGCGAACGGCGAAAGCAAAGACAAAGTCCTGATCACAGCAGCTGCTATTCAGCCGATTGTGCTGGATGCGAATATTAATGCAAAAACCACATTGGAAGACCGCATTGATAATCCTGACCTTCCCGACTACATTGCTAACGGCAATATTGCAGTGAATGCCGAACTGACAGTGAAACCAGGCGTAGTGATCGCTTTCGCAAGGGACGCCCGTTTCGAAGTAAATGATAGAGGCGGGATATTGCTTGCATCCGGTGAACCTAACAAACCGATCCGCCTGATAGGTCAGGAAGCAAAAAAGGGCTTTTGGGCTGGCGTGATTTTCCGTTCTGCAAGCAGTGCCAATACATTGGAAAATGTGCATGTGCTGCATGCGGGCAGTAAGGTGCTTTACAGCGGAATTAAAGCTGGTATGGCCGTTACGGGCAGTTCCAAGGCAGAATTGTCAATCAAAGACTGCCTTTTTGAAAAGAATGACGGTTATGGTTTGTGGGTTGAAGATGCTGTTATTTTGTCCGCATTTGCTTTCAATGTGTTCAAGGACAACACGGAAGCGGGCATTTTGCTGACTGCCAGAAACGTTGCGAAACTGGATCCTAACTCCGTTTTTACGGGTGGAAACGGACGGAATGTGGTGGAAATATCTGCATCGCAGCTTCCCAAGAGTTCTGCCGGGGAAATTGTTTGGCAGGGTTTCAAAGACAAAACACCTTACCGCGTCCTGGAAAGCCTTACGGTGGATGCAAACTGGAAATTATTGCCAGGTGTAATCATTGAAATGTCAGCAGGCGCCAGAATGTCCGTTGACAACGGTTATATCAACGCAAAAGGAACCCAGGCTTCGAAGATCATTATCAGAGGCGCAGAGAACAAGCCTGCTTACTGGAGAGGGCTGATCTGCTTCTCGACCAGTGCGATGAATGTATTCGAATATGTGGAAATATCCGGCGGCGGCAGCACAGCGCTGGTTTCGGGTAAGAAAGTGAACATTGCCGTTTACGGAAGTCAAGCCAGTTTCCAGATCAAAAACTCGAAAATCTCGGGCAGCGGCGGATATGGTGTCTATGTGAATTATCAGGCTAACGTGAATGAAGACATTGAGACCGCGAACACATTTGCGGACAATGTTGAAGGCAAAGTCCTGAAAGAATAA